In Rhodospirillaceae bacterium, the following are encoded in one genomic region:
- a CDS encoding acyl-CoA/acyl-ACP dehydrogenase has translation MDFSFTQDQEDLRAHAKELLSSVCTPDYVARCDTEEQPPREAYEALGKQGWLGLIVPEEYGGTGGSAIDVAILLEEAGYYSEELAMWMFRTMTWGGYAVMTLGNEEQKKRILPKVAAGELSFCFGLSEPQSGSDAAALMTRADVTDGGDYVINGQKVFTSGMDISDYCLLATRTENTDKKHEGITNFLVDTKLPGIDIQRIATLGHRAIGTTQVFYSDVKVPADAVLGEVGEGWRALDTCLWYERLCLSAARTGAAQAAFEGALEYAKTREQFGKPIGKFQAISHKLADMKVMLDISRMLVYRFAWLVSEGKATRSDAAVIKLHSSEAYKTIADLGLQIYGGYGYSMEYPAQRFFRDSRLGVIGAGTSEIQRNIIARGLGL, from the coding sequence ATGGATTTCTCATTTACGCAAGATCAGGAAGATCTTCGCGCCCATGCGAAAGAATTACTGAGTTCGGTCTGCACGCCAGACTATGTGGCGCGTTGTGATACCGAAGAACAGCCCCCCCGTGAAGCCTATGAGGCATTGGGAAAGCAGGGTTGGCTCGGCCTGATTGTACCGGAGGAATACGGTGGCACCGGCGGTTCCGCAATCGATGTTGCCATTCTTCTGGAAGAAGCAGGGTATTATTCTGAAGAATTGGCGATGTGGATGTTCCGCACCATGACATGGGGCGGGTACGCGGTCATGACGCTTGGTAATGAGGAACAGAAAAAACGCATTTTACCGAAAGTGGCTGCGGGCGAACTGAGCTTCTGTTTCGGTTTGAGCGAACCACAATCCGGCTCCGATGCAGCCGCCTTAATGACGCGCGCAGATGTCACTGATGGCGGTGATTATGTTATCAACGGCCAGAAAGTTTTCACCTCCGGTATGGATATCAGTGATTATTGCTTACTGGCCACGCGAACAGAAAACACCGATAAGAAACACGAAGGAATCACAAACTTCCTCGTCGACACAAAATTACCCGGTATAGATATCCAGAGAATTGCTACGTTGGGCCACCGCGCAATTGGCACGACTCAAGTTTTTTATTCCGATGTTAAAGTTCCCGCCGATGCAGTTCTGGGCGAAGTTGGTGAAGGATGGAGAGCCCTTGATACGTGCCTTTGGTATGAACGACTTTGTTTATCGGCAGCACGAACAGGGGCCGCCCAGGCAGCCTTTGAGGGGGCTTTGGAATACGCCAAAACCCGCGAACAATTCGGCAAACCAATTGGCAAGTTCCAGGCGATTTCTCACAAGCTGGCGGACATGAAGGTCATGCTTGATATCTCACGGATGCTTGTCTACCGGTTTGCTTGGCTGGTGTCTGAAGGCAAGGCCACGCGCTCTGACGCTGCGGTTATAAAACTCCATTCAAGTGAAGCCTATAAAACGATCGCCGATCTTGGGTTGCAAATTTATGGCGGCTACGGCTACAGCATGGAATACCCGGCGCAGCGCTTTTTCCGCGATTCACGGCTTGGTGTTATTGGGGCCGGCACGTCGGAAATTCAACGCAACATTATTGCCAGGGGATTAGGGCTTTGA
- a CDS encoding CoA ester lyase, with product MSKPLITLYIPGTREDMILKSAKYEPDAIIIDLEDTVPMDMKAETRTRIADLIPQLSLPPIVRINNEPDLIEDDLKAVASDKINCILIPMAEDVDVIKDADRIVTKIEKDQGYEPDSIKFILMMESVLGVMRCYDLATSATRVESVAFGSAEDGDLQRELGCGFSIEGTEMMYARSKVLLEARAAKLPYVLDGAFSAVKDLDALRADCTLSRRLGYDGRTLIHPSHIAVAREAYALPEVELAHYQKAVEEFEVAEKNGEAAVQVNGKLIDYAMYKQAKSVLARSN from the coding sequence ATGTCAAAACCGCTGATCACCCTTTATATTCCCGGAACTCGTGAGGACATGATCCTCAAATCGGCAAAGTACGAACCGGACGCGATCATCATCGACCTTGAGGATACCGTTCCGATGGATATGAAGGCGGAAACGCGCACCCGAATTGCTGATCTCATTCCGCAACTTTCCCTGCCGCCGATTGTTCGCATCAACAACGAACCTGACCTTATCGAAGACGATCTGAAGGCGGTCGCGTCTGATAAGATCAACTGCATTCTTATTCCCATGGCTGAAGATGTGGATGTGATTAAGGACGCGGACCGAATTGTGACCAAGATCGAAAAAGACCAAGGGTATGAGCCTGACTCGATCAAATTCATATTGATGATGGAATCTGTGCTCGGCGTGATGCGCTGCTACGATCTGGCGACCTCTGCCACGCGTGTTGAAAGCGTCGCTTTTGGCAGCGCCGAAGATGGTGATTTGCAACGTGAACTGGGCTGTGGGTTTTCAATCGAAGGGACGGAAATGATGTATGCCCGATCCAAGGTTTTATTAGAAGCCCGCGCGGCGAAGCTGCCTTATGTTCTTGATGGCGCGTTCAGCGCGGTTAAGGACCTTGATGCATTGCGGGCGGATTGTACGCTGTCCCGTCGTCTTGGATATGATGGCCGGACCCTGATCCATCCGTCGCACATTGCGGTTGCACGAGAAGCGTATGCTTTGCCCGAAGTTGAACTTGCCCACTACCAAAAAGCCGTGGAAGAATTCGAAGTGGCAGAAAAAAATGGCGAGGCCGCAGTTCAAGTGAATGGCAAGCTCATCGACTACGCCATGTATAAGCAAGCAAAGTCGGTTCTTGCGCGGTCAAATTAG
- a CDS encoding CoA transferase, with product MSSDLGNPLDGVRILELGQIIAGTYGSQVLTDLGAEVIKIEPPKGDLGRNPSVAPYKGMSGLFLTFNRNKKSVVIDLKTDEGRELFYDLVKTADVVIDNFRSGVLKRLKVDYESLSKVNPRIIQCTVTGFGTEGAYKNFPAWDIIVQAMSGHMSITGENDGPPVRLGVPFGDLSGGIFSCKAILAALFDRERNGKGRCIELSMFDAMLNLLTYIGTMYLSNGEVPERMGSAHEYTVPWGAFAAKDGFVVLAVREEISWQNLCKVMDAPDLVDDERFATNIDRTKNGKILIPLIREIFEKRTVDDWIKNLRAADVPASPLLDLEGAFAEPPVAERNMIVEYDHPEVGKVRLPGNPIKMTGLAEVISNPAPLLGEHTDEVLGGLLNLSPDRLKELHDKGVIK from the coding sequence TTGAGCAGCGATCTAGGCAATCCACTCGACGGTGTTCGCATCCTTGAACTCGGCCAGATCATCGCCGGGACATATGGCAGCCAAGTGCTGACTGATTTGGGGGCTGAAGTCATCAAGATCGAACCGCCGAAAGGCGACCTTGGTCGCAATCCCTCGGTCGCGCCCTACAAGGGGATGAGCGGTTTATTTTTAACCTTCAACCGCAATAAAAAAAGCGTCGTGATTGATCTTAAAACCGACGAAGGACGGGAGCTGTTTTACGATCTCGTCAAGACCGCAGACGTCGTCATTGATAATTTTCGCTCCGGCGTTCTCAAGCGGTTGAAGGTCGATTACGAAAGTTTGAGCAAGGTCAATCCACGCATCATTCAATGCACCGTGACCGGCTTCGGGACAGAAGGGGCCTACAAGAATTTTCCTGCCTGGGACATCATTGTTCAGGCAATGAGCGGACACATGTCGATTACCGGCGAGAACGATGGACCGCCAGTGCGGCTTGGGGTTCCCTTTGGCGATTTGAGCGGCGGGATATTCTCCTGCAAGGCGATCCTCGCGGCGCTTTTTGATCGCGAACGCAATGGCAAGGGACGCTGCATCGAACTGTCGATGTTCGACGCCATGCTGAACCTGCTCACCTATATCGGGACGATGTATCTAAGCAACGGAGAAGTTCCCGAGCGCATGGGGTCGGCTCATGAATACACCGTGCCGTGGGGCGCTTTCGCCGCCAAGGACGGCTTTGTCGTGCTTGCTGTGCGCGAAGAAATTTCTTGGCAAAATCTCTGCAAGGTTATGGACGCGCCGGACCTTGTTGATGATGAACGGTTTGCCACCAATATTGACCGAACCAAGAACGGTAAAATTTTGATCCCTCTCATCAGAGAAATTTTTGAAAAACGGACAGTCGATGATTGGATTAAAAATCTTCGTGCCGCCGACGTTCCGGCATCGCCGCTGCTTGATCTAGAAGGCGCCTTTGCCGAACCGCCTGTTGCGGAAAGAAATATGATCGTCGAATACGATCACCCGGAAGTCGGCAAGGTTCGCCTGCCCGGAAATCCGATCAAAATGACCGGCTTGGCAGAAGTGATTTCCAACCCGGCACCGCTTTTAGGTGAACACACCGACGAGGTGCTGGGGGGGCTTTTGAATTTGTCACCTGACAGGCTTAAAGAATTGCATGACAAGGGTGTCATTAAATAA
- a CDS encoding cupin domain-containing protein, with amino-acid sequence MVPLEQQNPTIIRPSEIGTDVKYEPPLQIGFGINDETVEGANAIMGRTILPPGGEPDPTHYHGNNNVCWHVVSGKIKAWFARSDLSHRKDMVLEAGDFIFIPAGTVHVIANPSEDEESVLVFCYIGVGNTNEAGNVWLDEK; translated from the coding sequence ATGGTTCCCTTGGAGCAACAAAATCCAACGATTATTCGTCCAAGCGAGATCGGGACGGATGTAAAATATGAACCTCCCCTACAGATCGGGTTTGGAATTAATGATGAAACCGTTGAAGGTGCCAACGCGATCATGGGGCGTACCATACTGCCCCCGGGTGGGGAGCCCGACCCAACTCACTATCATGGTAATAATAATGTTTGCTGGCATGTTGTTTCAGGAAAGATCAAAGCGTGGTTCGCGCGCAGCGATTTGAGCCATCGGAAAGACATGGTGCTGGAAGCTGGCGACTTCATTTTCATTCCCGCAGGCACCGTTCACGTCATCGCTAACCCTTCGGAGGATGAAGAATCCGTCTTGGTCTTCTGCTACATTGGTGTCGGGAACACGAATGAGGCCGGCAATGTATGGTTGGATGAGAAATAG
- a CDS encoding dehydratase yields MTGLYWEEWDVGAEFVTAQRTVTETDMVNFTALSGDHNPLHVNEEYCKTTQFGTRILPGPLVYAISAGLLFQLHLYDDTLIAFLGFDSLKFTKHTIPGDTLHVRVKVLEKRETSKPDRGVMKRAMEVINQRGEVVQEGVLAFLIKRKPADEDRSA; encoded by the coding sequence ATGACAGGTTTATACTGGGAAGAATGGGACGTCGGCGCGGAATTCGTAACCGCCCAGAGAACGGTTACCGAAACCGATATGGTCAATTTCACGGCTCTGTCAGGGGATCACAACCCGCTGCATGTCAATGAGGAATATTGCAAAACGACCCAGTTTGGCACACGTATTTTGCCAGGGCCCCTCGTCTACGCAATTTCGGCCGGGTTGCTGTTTCAGTTGCACCTTTATGATGACACGCTGATTGCCTTTCTTGGCTTCGACAGTTTGAAATTTACCAAGCATACAATTCCTGGGGACACCCTCCACGTCCGCGTCAAGGTTCTGGAGAAGCGCGAAACCTCCAAGCCTGACCGCGGCGTCATGAAACGCGCAATGGAAGTTATCAACCAACGCGGCGAAGTCGTGCAGGAAGGGGTTCTGGCCTTCCTGATCAAGCGCAAGCCTGCTGATGAAGATCGGAGCGCCTGA